One window of the Streptomyces sp. TS71-3 genome contains the following:
- a CDS encoding ATP-binding cassette domain-containing protein codes for MNATPAMATGSGPAASDPGGLPEDTVLSVRGLRKDFTLHTVDGRVVEALHGVDVDVAAGEHVALAGTSGAGKSTLLRCVYRTYLSGGGGILFRTSRGTTVDLATLPDAEVADLRGREIGYVSQFLRPGPRRSVIDVVTASGIARGMDRPAARDAAAGALRGVGIAERLWDTHATVLSGGQKQRVNVAAGTVSPPRLLLLDEPVSALDPVNRAAVLATIARLGERGTAVLSVFHDLDAIERFATRVVVLGGGRVLASGPPQSILHDPNLPLEVAR; via the coding sequence ATGAACGCGACGCCGGCGATGGCCACCGGATCAGGCCCGGCGGCGAGCGACCCGGGCGGGCTGCCCGAGGACACCGTCCTGTCGGTGCGCGGGCTCCGCAAGGACTTCACGCTGCACACCGTCGACGGCCGCGTCGTCGAGGCGCTGCACGGTGTGGACGTGGACGTGGCGGCCGGCGAGCACGTCGCGCTCGCGGGCACCTCGGGCGCCGGCAAGTCGACGCTGCTGCGGTGCGTCTACCGCACGTACCTCTCCGGCGGCGGCGGCATCCTCTTCCGCACCTCGCGGGGCACCACCGTGGACCTCGCGACGCTGCCCGACGCCGAGGTGGCCGATCTGCGCGGCAGGGAGATCGGGTACGTCTCGCAGTTCCTGCGGCCGGGGCCGCGCCGCTCGGTGATCGACGTCGTCACCGCCTCGGGCATCGCCCGGGGCATGGACCGCCCGGCGGCGCGGGACGCGGCGGCCGGCGCGCTGCGCGGGGTCGGCATCGCCGAGCGGCTGTGGGACACCCACGCCACCGTGCTCTCCGGCGGGCAGAAGCAGCGGGTCAACGTCGCCGCGGGCACCGTCTCGCCGCCCCGGCTGCTGTTGCTCGACGAGCCCGTCTCGGCCCTCGACCCGGTCAACCGGGCCGCCGTCCTCGCCACCATCGCCCGCCTGGGCGAGCGCGGCACCGCCGTGCTCTCCGTCTTCCACGACCTGGACGCCATCGAGCGCTTCGCCACCCGCGTGGTGGTCCTCGGCGGGGGCCGGGTCCTCGCGAGCGGCCCCCCGCAATCGATCCTGCACGATCCGAACCTGCCCCTGGAGGTGGCTCGATGA
- a CDS encoding alpha-D-ribose 1-methylphosphonate 5-triphosphate diphosphatase → MSRYVFSHARAVLPDRVLDDALLVAEDGLITEVGPATPGQVPAEAVDLRGALLLPGIVDTHSDALEKEQRPRPTVRFPAAFAVASYEGRVRAAGVTTMFHAISYQTNEAKDRTIERSLGLGTAVRERAASGTALIDHRKLHRLDARDAAALDVLMDTLAEPAEAGDVPPLVSYEDHTPGQGQFSDLSVFRKVVAEQEKISEEAAGARIEQRIADRDRTIAQRERTLAFLGREAKAGRIRLLAHDVVSAAELAEVRESGAAVAEFPTTLEAARAAKAAGMPVVAGAPNVLRGGSHSGNVSAVDLVCAGLVDNLSSDYMPTTLLAAAYHLAHHGVLPLPAAVGLVTSGAARTAGLGDRGALVPGQRADLIAVTGDVHQQTVRFTLLAEESRAAERPPVTGYLTAAADAG, encoded by the coding sequence ATGAGCCGGTACGTGTTCTCCCACGCGAGGGCCGTGCTGCCCGACCGCGTGCTCGACGACGCGCTGCTCGTGGCCGAGGACGGCCTGATCACCGAGGTGGGACCGGCCACCCCCGGCCAGGTGCCCGCCGAGGCCGTCGACCTGCGCGGCGCGCTGCTGCTGCCCGGCATCGTCGACACCCACAGCGACGCCCTGGAGAAGGAGCAGCGGCCCCGCCCCACCGTGCGCTTCCCCGCCGCCTTCGCCGTCGCCAGCTACGAGGGCAGGGTGCGCGCCGCCGGCGTGACCACGATGTTCCACGCGATCAGCTACCAGACCAACGAGGCCAAGGACCGCACCATCGAGCGCTCCCTGGGCCTCGGCACCGCCGTGCGGGAACGCGCCGCCTCGGGGACGGCCCTGATCGACCACCGCAAGCTGCACCGCCTGGACGCCCGCGACGCCGCGGCGCTGGACGTGCTGATGGACACCCTCGCCGAGCCCGCGGAGGCCGGCGACGTGCCGCCGCTGGTGTCGTACGAGGACCACACCCCCGGGCAGGGACAGTTCAGCGACCTGTCGGTGTTCCGCAAGGTGGTCGCGGAGCAGGAGAAGATCAGCGAGGAGGCCGCGGGGGCCCGCATCGAGCAGCGCATCGCCGACCGTGACAGGACCATCGCCCAGCGCGAGCGGACCCTCGCCTTCCTGGGCCGGGAGGCGAAGGCGGGCCGGATACGGCTGCTGGCCCACGACGTGGTGAGCGCCGCCGAGCTTGCCGAGGTGCGGGAGTCGGGCGCGGCCGTGGCGGAGTTCCCGACCACCCTGGAGGCGGCCCGGGCGGCGAAGGCGGCCGGCATGCCCGTCGTCGCCGGCGCGCCGAACGTCCTGCGCGGCGGCTCGCACAGCGGCAACGTCAGCGCGGTCGACCTGGTCTGTGCCGGCCTCGTCGACAACCTCTCCAGCGACTACATGCCGACGACGCTGCTGGCCGCCGCCTACCACCTGGCCCACCACGGCGTGCTGCCGCTGCCCGCGGCCGTGGGGCTCGTCACATCCGGTGCGGCCCGTACCGCGGGTCTCGGCGACCGGGGCGCGCTGGTGCCCGGGCAGCGCGCCGACCTGATCGCGGTGACGGGCGACGTGCACCAGCAGACCGTCCGCTTCACCCTCCTCGCGGAGGAGTCACGCGCGGCCGAGCGGCCGCCGGTGACCGGTTACCTGACGGCCGCCGCCGACGCCGGGTGA
- a CDS encoding APC family permease — translation MATITNTSEGTPEQPALRRDMGRISLLFAGVGSIIGSGWLFGALNAAKIAGPASIFSWAIAAVMILLIGLCFAELGTMFPLSGGVVRFPHLSFGSFASYTMGWITWIAAATVAPIEVEGALQYATKWAHFTDFHEANGAYTLTAVGYVVAVIAMAFFVLLNYYGIRWFARVNNVLVWWKLLAIVLVIVAFFVTAFHGHNIGAKEFGGFTPGGAKGIFTAISTAGITFSFLGFRQGVELAGETDNPRRNVPFAVIGSVLLTGVIYILLEVAFLGAVPTGDLAHSHGWLNLTFANDFGPLAAISSAIGLGWLAYILYVDAVISPADTGLIYTTVTARISYAMARNRNAPAALAKTTSKGAPLVSLIVTFVLGLIVFLPFPSWQELVGFITSATVLSFGSGPLVLAVMRRQIPEHDRPYRIPGGDIIPFLALYSSNLIVYWAGWNTNYKLFATIGIGFVLLAVFQVLDKGQAPKMDWKAGATWVLPWLAGLVAISWLGDYDGGTGVIGFGWGFVANLVLTAIVYFLALRVPLSRERVLENIEEAKAEARQEEAALGEAP, via the coding sequence ATGGCCACGATCACGAACACTTCGGAGGGGACCCCGGAGCAACCGGCGCTACGCAGAGACATGGGCCGTATCAGCCTGCTCTTCGCGGGCGTGGGATCGATCATCGGGTCCGGCTGGCTCTTCGGTGCGCTGAACGCGGCGAAGATAGCCGGACCCGCGTCGATCTTCTCGTGGGCGATAGCCGCGGTGATGATTCTCCTCATCGGACTGTGTTTCGCCGAGTTGGGTACGATGTTTCCGCTTTCGGGAGGTGTGGTGCGTTTTCCACACCTCTCTTTTGGTTCCTTCGCCAGCTACACCATGGGATGGATCACCTGGATCGCCGCCGCGACCGTGGCGCCGATCGAGGTCGAGGGTGCTCTCCAGTACGCCACTAAATGGGCGCATTTCACTGATTTTCATGAGGCGAACGGCGCGTACACGCTGACCGCGGTGGGCTACGTGGTCGCGGTGATCGCGATGGCCTTCTTCGTGCTGCTGAACTACTACGGCATCCGCTGGTTCGCCCGCGTCAACAACGTCCTGGTCTGGTGGAAGCTGCTCGCCATCGTCCTGGTCATCGTGGCCTTCTTCGTGACCGCGTTCCACGGCCACAACATCGGCGCCAAGGAGTTCGGAGGCTTCACCCCGGGCGGCGCCAAGGGCATCTTCACGGCGATATCCACCGCCGGCATCACCTTCTCGTTCCTCGGCTTCCGCCAGGGCGTGGAGCTGGCGGGGGAGACCGACAACCCGCGGCGCAACGTACCGTTCGCGGTCATCGGCTCCGTGCTGCTCACCGGCGTGATCTACATCCTGCTGGAGGTGGCCTTCCTCGGCGCCGTCCCGACGGGCGACCTCGCGCATTCCCACGGCTGGCTCAACCTGACGTTCGCGAACGACTTCGGCCCGCTGGCCGCGATCTCCAGCGCCATCGGCCTCGGCTGGCTGGCCTACATCCTCTACGTGGACGCGGTGATCTCGCCGGCCGACACCGGCCTGATCTACACCACGGTCACGGCCCGCATCTCCTACGCGATGGCGCGCAACCGCAACGCCCCCGCGGCCCTCGCGAAGACCACGTCCAAGGGCGCCCCGCTGGTCAGCCTGATCGTGACCTTCGTCCTCGGCCTGATCGTCTTCCTGCCCTTCCCGAGCTGGCAGGAACTGGTCGGGTTCATCACCTCGGCGACCGTGCTGTCGTTCGGCTCGGGGCCGCTGGTGCTGGCCGTCATGCGCCGCCAGATCCCCGAGCACGACCGCCCGTACCGGATCCCGGGCGGCGACATCATCCCGTTCCTCGCGCTCTACTCGTCGAACCTGATCGTGTACTGGGCCGGCTGGAACACCAACTACAAGCTGTTCGCCACCATCGGCATCGGCTTCGTCCTGCTCGCGGTCTTCCAGGTCCTGGACAAGGGCCAGGCCCCGAAGATGGACTGGAAGGCGGGCGCGACCTGGGTCCTGCCGTGGCTGGCCGGCCTGGTCGCGATCAGCTGGCTCGGCGACTACGACGGCGGCACCGGCGTGATCGGCTTCGGCTGGGGCTTCGTGGCCAACCTGGTGCTGACCGCGATCGTCTACTTCCTGGCGCTCCGGGTGCCGCTGTCGCGCGAGCGGGTGCTGGAGAACATCGAGGAGGCGAAGGCGGAGGCCCGCCAGGAGGAGGCGGCCCTGGGCGAGGCTCCCTGA